Proteins encoded by one window of Antechinus flavipes isolate AdamAnt ecotype Samford, QLD, Australia chromosome 4, AdamAnt_v2, whole genome shotgun sequence:
- the F11R gene encoding junctional adhesion molecule A, producing the protein MMKRPGQRHLLLLFTAATLCCPALGGGRVYTSEKEVKVDENQPATLSCYYSGFSSPRVEWKFVQGSTTSLVCYDSKITASYQGRVVFSQTGISFHSVTRKDTGIYTCMVTENGGDAYGEISVHLLVLVPPSKPSVNIPSSGTIGHRVVLTCSEENGSPPPQYQWFKDGILMPEDPKKSRVFSNSSYTINSKTGELVFDPLSAYDTGEYSCQVYNGVGTAMRSEAIRLEAAELNVGGIVAAVIVTLILLGLLVFGIWFAYSQGYFNRTSKGSTSKKVIYSQPSARSDGEFRQTSSFLV; encoded by the exons gTTGTCCAGCCTTGGGCGGTGGCAGAGTCTATACTTCTGAAAAGGAAGTTAAAGTAGACGAGAATCAAC CTGCCACACTGTCCTGTTACTACTCGGGCTTCTCTTCACCCCGAGTGGAGTGGAAATTTGTTCAGGGAAGCACGACCAGCCTGGTGTGTTATGACAGCAAGATTACTG CTTCCTACCAAGGCCGGGTAGTCTTCTCCCAGACTggcatttcttttcattctgtgACCCGCAAGGACACAGggatatatacatgtatggtTACTGAGAATGGTGGAGACGCCTATGGAGAGATCAGCGTGCATCTCCTTGTGTTAG tGCCACCATCAAAGCCTTCAGTCAACATTCCATCTTCAGGCACCATTGGGCATCGAGTTGTGCTGACCTGCTCTGAGGAAAATGGTTCTCCACCCCCTCAGTACCAGTGGTTCAAGGATGGGATTCTGATGCCTGAAGATCCCAAGAAGAGCCGTGTCTTCTCCAATTCTTCCTATACCATAAACTCTAAGACAGGGGAACTG GTGTTTGACCCTCTGTCAGCTTATGATACAGGGGAATACTCCTGCCAAGTATATAATGGGGTTGGGACTGCCATGCGCTCAGAAGCTATTCGTTTGGAAGCTG CGGAACTGAATGTAGGGGGCATCGTGGCGGCTGTTATTGTGACACTGATCCTCCTTGGGCTCCTGGTTTTTGGTATCTGGTTTGCCTACTCTCAAGGCTATTTCAACA gaacaAGTAAAGG AAGCACCAGTAAAAAAGTAATCTATAGCCAGCCCTCCGCCCGCAGTGAT GGAGAATTCCGACAGACATCATCATTTTTGGTGTGA
- the PDCD2 gene encoding programmed cell death protein 2 yields MALAVPPAPAPAPAPAPVPTPAPTVELGFAVEAPGWRLQSEQFPSKVGGRPAWLSECDLPGPAELACPLCSRPLAFLLQLYAPLPDRADAFHRSLFVFCCREPPCCAALRVFRNQLPRKNDHYSYEPPSEEPPDEKDDSPSVQLRSGVHLCRVCGCLGPKVCSKCHKAHYCSKDHQTLDWKLAHKQSCTTSDNLNSAVPDHKFLFPEYEIVIETEELEPDDVSDCIPQDLEKCEDSELIGTMDEALEAELDSIAKHESREDEIFQKFKTQIALEPDQILRYGRGIDPIWISGENIPQEQDIPNCPCGARRIFEFQVMPQLLNYLKADRLGRSIDWGTLAVFTCVENCNLGTKYTEEFIWKQDFTDTT; encoded by the exons ATGGCGTTGGCCGTACccccggctccggctccggccccggctccggctccggTTCCGACCCCGGCCCCGACAGTGGAGCTGGGTTTCGCCGTCGAAGCGCCGGGCTGGCGCCTGCAGAGCGAACAGTTCCCCAGCAAGGTGGGCGGGCGACCGGCGTGGCTGTCCGAGTGCGACCTTCCGGGCCCCGCTGAGCTTGCGTGCCCGCTGTGCAGCCGGCCGCTCGCCTTCCTGCTGCAGCTGTACGCGCCGCTTCCGGACCGTGCCGACGCCTTTCATCGCAGCCTCTTCGTCTTCTGCTGCCGGGAGCCTCCGTGCTGCGCCGCGCTCCGAG TTTTCAGGAATCAACTACCTAGGAAAAATGACCATTACTCTTATGAACCACCATCTGAAGAGCCACCGGATGAAAAGGATGATTCTCCAAGTGTACAGCTTCGATCTGGTGTTCATCTTTGTAGGGTTTGTGGCTGTTTGGGTCCCAAAGTTTGTTCCAAGTGTCATAAGGCCCATTATTGTAGTAAGGATCATCAGACTCTTGATTGGAAATTGGCACATAAACAGTCTTGTACCACATCAG ATAATTTGAATAGTGCAGTTCCAGACCACAAGTTCCTTTTTCCTGAATATGAAATTGTAATAGAAACAGAAGAACTGGAGCCTGATGATGTTTCTGACTGCATTCCTCAAGATCTGGAAAAGTGTGAAGACTCAGAGCTCATTGGCACTATGG ATGAAGCACTTGAGGCAGAATTGGATTCCATAGCAAAGCATGAATCTAGAGAAGATGAAATCTTCcagaaatttaaaactcaaatagCCCTTGAACCAGACCAG ATTCTTAGATATGGCAGAGGAATTGACCCTATCTGGATTTCTGGTGAAAATATTCCTCAAGAACAAGATATTCCAAATTGTCCATGTGGTGCCAGGAGGATATTTGAATTCCAG GTTATGCCACAGCTTCTGAATTACCTGAAGGCTGACAGACTGGGCAGAAGTATTGACTGGGGGACTCTGGCTGTATTTACCTGTGTGGAGAACTGCAACTTGGGCACCAAGTACACAGAGGAGTTCATTTGGAAACAAGACTTTACAGATACAACTTAG